A portion of the Kineosporia corallincola genome contains these proteins:
- a CDS encoding N5-glutamine methyltransferase family protein, translating into MAELKHVLAAAVTQLAQAGVPSPSADANILLAHALGVERRDLARRVIVGYRLTDDETSRVAELLGRRAERVPLQHLTGTAGFRRIELLVGPGVFVPRVETEWVAGLAVEAAAALESPLVVDLCTGSGAIALAVADEVPGARVVAVEPGPPAGGGGPPHRGGRGARGGGGGGGR; encoded by the coding sequence ATGGCCGAGCTCAAGCACGTTCTGGCGGCCGCGGTCACCCAGCTGGCGCAGGCCGGGGTGCCGTCGCCGTCCGCCGACGCGAACATCCTTCTGGCACACGCCCTCGGCGTGGAGCGGCGTGACCTGGCCCGCCGGGTGATCGTCGGCTACCGCCTCACCGACGACGAGACCTCCCGGGTGGCAGAGCTTCTCGGGCGCCGGGCGGAACGTGTTCCGTTGCAGCACCTGACCGGCACGGCCGGCTTCCGGCGCATCGAACTGCTGGTCGGTCCGGGGGTTTTCGTGCCCCGGGTGGAGACCGAGTGGGTGGCCGGACTGGCCGTCGAGGCGGCCGCCGCGCTGGAGAGTCCCCTGGTGGTCGACCTGTGCACCGGCTCCGGGGCGATCGCGCTGGCGGTGGCCGACGAGGTGCCCGGGGCCCGGGTTGTGGCGGTCGAGCCGGGACCCCCCGCGGGGGGGGGGGGCCCCCCCCACCGGGGGGGGCGGGGGGCGCGGGGCGGGGGGGGAGGCGGGGGGCG